A single window of Mugil cephalus isolate CIBA_MC_2020 chromosome 1, CIBA_Mcephalus_1.1, whole genome shotgun sequence DNA harbors:
- the rps21 gene encoding 40S ribosomal protein S21 → MQNDAGEFVDLYVPRKCSASNRIIGAKDHASIQINIAEVDKVTGRFNGQFKTYAICGAIRRMGESDDSILRLAKNDTIVAKNF, encoded by the exons ATGCAGAACGATGCTGGAGAATTCGTGGACCTTTACGTCCCACGTAAATG CTCTGCGAGCAACAGAATCATTGGGGCCAAGGACCATGCCTCCATCCAGATTAACATCGCTGAG gttgACAAGGTGACCGGTCGTTTCAATGGACAATTCAAGACCTACGCCATCTGTGGCGCAATCCGCAGAATG GGAGAGTCGGACGACTCCATCCTGAGGCTGGCAAAGAATGACACCATTGTTGCAAA GAACTTCTGA
- the LOC125023153 gene encoding cryptochrome-1-like — MAPNSIHWFRKGLRLHDNPALREAVRGAGTVRCVYFLDPWFAGSSNVGVNRWRFLLQCLEDLDASLRKLNSRLFVIRGQPANVFPRLFKEWKISRLTFEYDSEPFGKERDAAIKKLAMEAGVEVIVKISHTLYDLDKIIELNGGQPPLTYKRFQTLISRLDPPEMPVEILSDTLMGRCVTPISEDHGDKYGVPSLEELGFDIEGLPTAVWPGGETEALTRIERHLERKAWVANFERPRMNANSLLASPTGLSPYLRFGCLSCRLFYFKLTDLYRKVKKNSSPPLSLYGQLLWREFFYTAATNNPRFDKMEGNPICVRIPWDKNPEALAKWAEAKTGFPWIDAIMTQLRQEGWIHHLARHAVACFLTRGDLWISWEEGMKVFEELLLDADWSVNAGSWMWLSCSSFFQQFFHCYCPVGFGRRTDPNGDFIRRYLPVLRGFPAKYIYDPWNAPESVQAAAKCIIGVHYPKPMVHHAEASRLNIERMKQIYQQLSRYRGLGLLASVPSTNGNGNGGMMAYSPGEQQPGTNNNNNSHMPGVSGSSVATGNGSGSILLNFDSEEETGPSSVGQKHQRLQPLPQQQQQQQQQQQQHGYHSVPDASQTITSSRLYHEFAVPQHPGLLVHTRGSITGKREHESEREGSGEEDQASCSVHKMQRQSAETT; from the exons GTTTCTCCTCCAGTGTTTGGAGGATCTGGACGCCAGCCTTCGGAAGCTGAACTCACGCCTTTTTGTCATCAGGGGCCAACCAGCCAACGTGTTCCCCCGGCTCTTTAAG GAGTGGAAGATCTCTCGACTGACCTTTGAGTATGACTCAGAGCCATTTGGGAAGGAGAgagatgctgccatcaagaagctGGCCATGGAGGCAGGCGTGGAGGTCATTGTCAAAATATCACACACCCTCTATGACCTGGACAA gATCATAGAGCTGAATGGCGGTCAGCCTCCTCTCACCTACAAACGTTTCCAGACTCTCATCAGTCGACTGGATCCTCCTGAGATGCCCGTGGAGATACTGTCGGACACACTGATGGGACGCTGTGTCACCCCCATTTCTGAGGACCACGGAGACAAGTACGGGGTCCCATCCCTGGAGGAGCTGG GCTTTGACATAGAGGGCCTGCCAACGGCTGTGTGGCCTGGAGGAGAGACCGAGGCTCTGACCCGGATAGAGCGCCATCTGGAGAGAAAG GCATGGGTGGCTAATTTTGAACGTCCGAGGATGAATGCCAACTCACTGCTGGCCAGCCCAACAGGACTCAGCCCTTACCTGCGCTTCGGGTGCCTCTCCTGCCGTCTTTTCTACTTCAAGCTCACTGACCTCTACCGCAAG GTGAAAAAGAACAGCTCTCCTCCCCTTTCCTTGTACGGCCAGTTACTGTGGCGCGAGTTCTTCTACACTGCAGCGACCAACAACCCGCGCTTCGATAAGATGGAAGGGAACCCCATCTGCGTCCGCATCCCCTGGGACAAAAATCCTGAAGCACTTGCAAAGTGGGCCGAAGCCAAGACGGGCTTTCCCTGGATAGATGCCATCATGACTCAGCTGAGACAGGAGGGCTGGATCCATCACCTAGCCAGGCATGCAGTGGCCTGCTTCCTCACCAGAGGGGACTTGTGGATTAGCTgggaggaaggaatgaag gtCTTTGAGGAGTTGCTCCTTGACGCCGACTGGAGCGTGAACGCAGGCAGCTGGATGTGGCTGTCCTGCAGTTCATTTTTCCAGCAGTTTTTCCACTGCTACTGCCCCGTGGGCTTCGGCCGGCGCACCGACCCCAACGGGGACTTCATCAG acgatacttacctgtcctccGAGGTTTTCCTGCTAAGTACATCTACGACCCGTGGAACGCTCCGGAGTCCGTGCAGGCGGCCGCCAAGTGCATTATCGGCGTCCATTACCCGAAGCCCATGGTGCACCACGCGGAGGCGAGCCGGCTCAACATCGAGAGGATGAAGCAGATCTACCAGCAGCTGAGCCGATACAGGGGACTGG GCCTGCTGGCATCAGTGCCGTCCACTAATGGGAATGGGAACGGAGGAATGATGGCCTACTCTCCTGGAGAGCAGCAGCCAgggaccaacaacaacaacaactcgcACA tgcCTGGAGTGTCGGGGAGCTCCGTTGCGACTGGTAATGGCAGCGGGAGCATCCTACTTAACTTTGACAGTGAAGAAGAGACTGGGCCAAGCAGTGTTGGGCAAAAGCACCAACGACTGCAACCactgccacaacaacaacaacaacaacaacaacagcagcagcagcatg GATACCACTCAGTGCCAGACGCCAGCCAGACCATCACCAGCAGCCGACTCTACCATGAGTTTGCTGTGCCTCAACACCCAG GACTCCTCGTGCACACCAGAGGCAGCATCACAGGGAAGCGGGAACACGAGTCGGAACGTGAGGGGTCGGGGGAAGAAGACCAGGCGTCCTGCTCCGTGCACAAGATGCAGAGGCAGAGTGCCGAG ACTACCTAG